A stretch of Octopus bimaculoides isolate UCB-OBI-ISO-001 chromosome 23, ASM119413v2, whole genome shotgun sequence DNA encodes these proteins:
- the LOC106871199 gene encoding cytoplasmic tRNA 2-thiolation protein 1, which produces MPRKCNLCGKPAALKRPKTGCCLCKECFFYVFEEEIHQTIVSAKLFTEGETIAIGASGGKDSTVLAHVLKVLNSRYNYGLNLILLSVDEGITGYRDDSLETVKRNQQQYDLPLKIVSYEELYGWTMDAIVKTAGNKNNCTFCGVFRRQALDRGAMMLKVDKIVTGHNADDIAETVIMNVLRGDISRLSRCTAITTASEGMLPRCKPLKYTYEKEIVMYAYFKKLDYFSTECIYSPNAYRGFARAYIKDLEIIRPSSIIDIIHSGESLAIKKQIKLPVQRTCSRCHFMSSQPVCKACVLLEGLNKGVPRLGIGKTHKERRKMEEKLSALKVETAADNGCCQTSGSCCERSTSNMVNGQCNGTEQEKNEDGDTCINSTTDADRHSLAHSHTPLSNTIKQQVSL; this is translated from the exons ATGCCACGAAAATGTAACCTTTGTGGGAAACCAGCCGCTCTAAAACGACCGAAGACG GGCTGCTGTCTTTGCAAAGAATGCTTCTTCTATGTGTTTGAAGAGGAGATTCATCAAACAATTGTATCAGCCAAACTGTTTACAGAGGGAGAAACCATTGCTATAGGGGCTTCAGGTGGTAAAG ACTCAACAGTTCTAGCACATGTCTTGAAGGTACTCAACTCCAGATATAATTATGGTCTTAATTTAATTCTACTTTCTGTTGATGAAGGAATCACAGGTTACCGAGATGACTCGTTAGAG ACAGTGAAGCGGAACCAACAACAGTATGATCTACCTTTGAAAATTGTTTCATATGAG GAACTTTACGGGTGGACAATGGATGCCATTGTGAAGACAgcaggaaacaaaaataatt GTACTTTTTGTGGAGTTTTTCGTCGACAAGCTCTCGATCGTGGGGCCATGATGTTGAAGGTGGATAAAATTGTGACAG GTCACAACGCTGATGACATTGCAGAGACTGTTATTATGAATG TTTTACGAGGAGACATATCTCGACTTTCTCGCTGTACAGCAATCACCACG gcttcTGAAGGAATGCTACCACGTTGTAAACCTCTGAAATACACCTATGAAAAGGAGATTGTCAT GTATGCTTACTTTAAGAAACTGGATTACTTCTCCACTGAGTGTATATACTCTCCCAATGCATACAG ggGTTTTGCTCGTGCATATATCAAGGACCTTGAAATCATTCGACCCAGCTCAATTATTG ATATCATCCATTCTGGAGAAAGTCTTGCtataaagaaacagataaaacTTCCAGTCCAAA GAACATGCAGCCGATGTCATTTCATGTCCAGCCAACCCGTATGCAAAGCCTGTGTCCTCCTTGAAGGTCTGAACAAAGGAGTCCCAAG gCTTGGAATTGGTAAAACACACAAAGAACGACGAAAG ATGGAGGAAAAATTGTCAGCTTTAAAAGTAGAAACAGCAGCAGACAATGGCTGCTGTCAGACTTCGGGTTCTTGCTGTGAAAGATCCACGTCTAATATGGTCAATGGCCAATGTAATGGAACAGAGCAAGAGAAGAATGAAGACGGTGACACATGTATTAATTCTACCACTGACGCTGACAGACACAGCCTTGCACACTCTCATACGCCCCTGTCCAACACCATCAAGCAGCAGGTGTCACTTTGA